In the Lepidochelys kempii isolate rLepKem1 chromosome 3, rLepKem1.hap2, whole genome shotgun sequence genome, one interval contains:
- the LOC140909313 gene encoding uncharacterized protein, whose product MKPFISTLRALKIDFLTPPLTSGLALKSALPARIWGTVDTIRRYWPPGAIPECSIVTALDSTLTSDALARETGKEPRTFESHFLFGQRGKLQVTMQSSSAEVTMMESQNRKRAPAWTEREVRDLIAVWGEESVLSELCSSFRNAKTFLKISQGMKDRGHNRDPKQCRVKLKELRQAYQKTREANGRSGSEPQTCRFYDELHAILGGSATTTPAVLFDSFNGDGGNTEAGFGDEEDDEEEEVVDSSQQASGETGFPNSQELFLTLDLEPVPPEPTQGCLLDPAGGEGTSAACVSMITGSCPSQRLVKLRKKKNRTRDEMFSELMLSSHTDRAQTNAWRQIMSECRKAQNDQEERWRAEESKWRAEERAEAQMWRQRDERRQDSMLRLLEDQTSMLQCMVELQQRQLEHRLPLQPLCNQPPSSPSSIASTPRRPRTRWGGLRPTSHSTTEDYPKKRRLSFNTF is encoded by the exons atgaagccctttatttcgactttaagggctcttaaaatcgatttccttactccacccctgacaagtggattagcgcttaaatcggccttgccggctcgaatttggggtactgtggacacaattcgacggtattggcctccaggagctatcccagagtgctccattgtgaccgctctggacagcactctcacctcagatgcactggccagggagacaggaaaagaaccgcgaacttttgaatctcatttcctgtttggccagcgtggcaagctgcaggtgaccatgcagagctcatcagcagaggtgaccatgatggagtcccagaatcgcaaaagagctccagcatggactgaacgggaggtacgggatctgatcgctgtttggggagaggaatctgtgctatcagaactctgttccagttttcgaaatgccaaaacctttctcaaaatctcccagggcatgaaggacagaggccataacagggacccaaagcagtgccgcgtgaaactgaaggagctgaggcaagcctaccagaaaaccagagaggcgaacggccgctccgggtcagagccccaaacatgccgcttctatgatgagctgcatgccattttagggggttcagccaccactaccccagccgtgttgtttgactccttcaatggagatggaggcaatacggaagcaggttttggggacgaagaagatgatgaggaggaggaggttgtagatagctcacagcaagcaagcggagaaaccggttttcccaacagccaggaactgtttctcaccctggacctggagccagtaccccccgaacccacccaaggctgcctcctggacccagcaggcggagaagggacctctg ctgcatgtgtttcaatgatcacaggatcttgtccttcccagaggctagtgaagcttagaaagaaaaaaaaccgcactcgcgatgaaatgttctccgagctcatgctgtcctcccacactgacagagcacagacgaatgcgtggaggcaaataatgtcagagtgcaggaaagcacaaaatgaccaggaggagaggtggcgggctgaagagagtaagtggcgggctgaagagagggctgaagctcaaatgtggcggcagcgtgatgagaggaggcaggattcaatgctgaggctgctggaggaccaaaccagtatgctccagtgtatggttgagctgcagcaaaggcagctggagcacagactgccactgcagcccctctgtaaccaaccgccctcctccccaagttccatagcctccacacccagacgcccaagaacacggtgggggggcctccggccaaccagccactccaccacagaggattacccaaaaaaaagaaggctgtcattcaatacattttaa